From Rhinopithecus roxellana isolate Shanxi Qingling chromosome 17, ASM756505v1, whole genome shotgun sequence, one genomic window encodes:
- the DOK1 gene encoding docking protein 1 isoform X2, with translation MLENSLYSPTWEGSQFWVTVQRTEAAERCGLHGSYMLRVETERLTLLTMGAQSQILEPLLSWPYTLLRRYGRDKVMFSFEAGRRCPSGPGTFTFQTAQGNDIFQAVETAIHRQKAQGKAGQGHDVLRADSHEGEVAEGKLPSPPGPQEFLDSPPALYAEPLDSLRIAPCPSQDSLYSDPLDSTPARAGEGVQRKKPLYWDLYEHAQQQLLKAKLTDPKEDPIYDEPEGLAPVPPQGLYDLPREPKDAWWCQARVKEEGYELPYNPATDDYAVPPPRSTKPVPAPKPEPGTATGSGSKSYNSALYSQVHKSGASGSWDCELSRVGTDKTGVKSEGST, from the exons ATGCTGGAGAACTCCTTGTACAGCCCCACCTGGGAAG GATCCCAATTCTGGGTAACGGTGCAGAGGACTGAGGCCGCCGAGCGCTGTGGCCTGCATGGCTCCTACATGCTGAGGGTGGAGACTGAGAGGCTGACTCTCCTGACCATGGGGGCCCAGAGTCAGATACTGGAGCCACTCCTGTCCTGGCCCTACACTCTGTTGCGTCGCTATGGCCGGGACAAG GTCATGTTCTCTTTCGAGGCCGGCCGCCGCTGCCCCTCAGGCCCTGGAACCTTCACCTTCCAGACGGCACAGGGAAATGACATCTTCCAGGCAGTTGAGACTGCCATCCACCGGCAGAAGGCCCAGGGAAAGGCCGGACAGGGGCACGATGTTCTCAGAGCTGACTCCCATGAaggggaggtggcagaggggaAGTTGCCTTCCCCACCTGGCCCCCAAGAGTTCCTTGACAGCCCCCCAGCCCTGTACGCTGAGCCCTTAGACTCCTTGCGAATTGCTCCATGCCCTTCCCAGGACTCCCTATACTCAGACCCCTTGGACAGCACCCCTGCTCGGGCAGGAGAGGGAGTGCAACGGAAGAAACCTCTCTATTGGGACTTGTATGAACATGCGCAGCAGCAGTTGCTGAAGGCCAAGCTGACGGACCCCAAAGAGGACCCCATCTATGATGAACCTGAAGGCTTGGCCCCAGTCCCTCCCCAGGGCCTTTATGATCTGCCTCGGGAGCCCAAGGATGCATGGTGGTGCCAAGCCCGGGTGAAGGAGGAGGGCTATGAGCTCCCCTACAACCCTGCCACTGATGACTATGCTGTGCCACCCCCTCGGAGCACAAAGCCCGTCCCTGCTCCCAAGCCTGAACCTGGTACTGCAACTGGCAGTGGCAGCAAAAGCTACAACTCAGCCCTGTACAGCCAGGTCCATAAAAGTGGGGCCTCAGGGAGCTGGGACTGTGAGCTCTCTAGAGTAGGGACTGACAAGACTGGGGTTAAGTCAGAGGGCTCTACCTGA